The window CATTCATCCGTCTCTGCGAGGCACTCGTCGATTGCTTCCTGggagttccttctccagggcagcaCTGTTTAACCTCAGTTGGTGTATTATGTTGCTTTTCCCTAGCATCTACCTAGAGAAAAGAATTCCTGGGTAAACAGCTCATCATGAAGCCCCTTGATGATTCAAGGGTGTGGGGATGACAGGCAGGTGACAAATGGAATGCTAGGGACCGGCTAGGGCATGGCTATCTGGAGCAGAGCCCCTCGGAGACTCCCCAGGCATTCGTGTACAGCCCAGAGTCCTAACACCTCCAGGGTGACCATGGGGTTGTCATAGACCTGAGGGAGACTGACTGATGGTCCTGGGCGATGTTGCTATAATGACCTCTGGCTGTCACAGAAGGGGCCGTGGACATGTGGACAGAAAGCCTTTGGCCACACTGATGTGGGCAATGGCCATGCATCGGGGTGTCCCCAAATgccatgggtcagaaagatcatGATGACGTTGACAGTGACTCCTCAGAGGAATCATGCGAAACATCGGCCCAGAGTCTATTTCTCAAAGTTGCTTCAGCTTTGATTCCAGCTGGACACATCTGTGCTTTAGATCTaaccttccttctctctcacacAGATGCCCAGCCCCAGACCACACACTGTCCAGGTGAGAACCCAGCATCCCATCTCAGAatgtcccttctctctctgcccttccccCACTATATAAACCAGTCCATGAGTCCCTTCTGGACATATGGCTTATTCTACCACCGGCAATATCCACGCTCAATAGGGCTTCTTTTCAAGGATTTGCAAGGCCTTGCAGAGTTTATACttgctttctgtgtgtgtgtgtatgctcagctgcttcagaaatgtctgacttagtatgatcccatggactgtctctgcactggcaggtggattctttcccgcTGTACCAGCTGGGAAGCCGAAATGAgcatggaagtgaaagtcgctcagtcgtgtccgactctttgcaaccccttggactagaGAGTCCCTGgacttttccaggccagaatcctggagtgggtagcctttcctttctccaggggatcttcccaacccagggatcgaacccaggtctccctcattgcaggcagattctttaccagctgagccaccagggaagcccgaaaaaatattaatatatatgactgaatcactctgctgtacacctgaaatattgttaatcaacgccattacaatataaaataaaaattttttttaatgaaaagttctttaaaagtaaaaaaaagaaagaaaagaaagaaaaagacacctGGGGCAGAGCTGCAGGAATAAGAAGGACCAGGAGGCTGGGTTACCATGGAGATAAATAAAGCTTTAATAATGATGGGGAGCAACTTTGCACATGTACTCTTTCCAGGCATTCTCTTCTTCCAGACGGGTGGCCTGTGATGCGTAGCTGGGGTAGATCCCCCGAGACAGAAAATCCTGATTCATTAGCATGAGGTCGCCAGGAAATTCTGACACGTGCAAAAGACTTCTGTTTGTTAAGCCAGTGATGGacctttctgctttctttgcaGGGAAGAATGGTTTTAGATCGTTTGGATGGGACGTTATGCATTTTTGGGGTTCTTCTGACTTGAAAATGACGTTCATTTTAATTTCCTGTCTTTTGGAGGTTTTGCTCTCCACCTCGCCTCTCCCCTTTTGATGCACATCGTTGCCATCGTCGGTGTTGCCGTCATCCTGGCCTTCCCCAGCCCTGGCCCTTGCCATGGGGCCCAGGCCCCCTGAAGGCAGAAGCGATGAGCCCCTAAACCTTTCGATGTAGGGTAGCAGCTGCTTGCTCCGCAGGGCTCTCGCCAGCTGCATACGCTCTATGTGCTTGCTGACGTTCAGCCTCTCCCGCCGGGGCATCCTGAACTCCTCCGGGGACACGATCACCTTGGCCGTCCACATTTTCCCCAGGGACCCACAGGTGGCACAAGGAGGGGTGTGTTGCCTTCTACAGTCCACCACCCGCTTGTAGTCTGCAGACAGCGTCTGTAGTTCCTTGAGCATTTTCCGTTCTTCCTCTTGCTTGTAAGTCAGAAACCTCCGGGCTGCGACGGTGTGAACGCCACCTAGACGCTGACAAGTGGGAAAAGGTGTGtgagtcgatcagtcgtgtccgactctttgcaaccccatggactagagcctgccaggctctgctccaggcaagaatactgcagtaggttgccatccccttctccagggccaatgggcagggggctggggggtgaGTGGGGAGAGGTGGTGGTTAAAATCTCAAGGGGATTGatgtgttcatttgtttgttggtTAGTTTTTTATAATCCACATGTGGGTGAATTTCTACAGTACTTGAATTTCTcaatctgatttatttcacttagtatgggcttccctggtggcttagagggtaaagtgtctgcctgcaatgcaggagacccaggtttgatccctgggtcaggaaggtctcctggagaaggaaatggcaaaccaccccagtattcttgcctggagaatcccacggacggaggagcccaccaggctgcaaagagccagacatgactgagcaacctcacttcaCTTAGTTTGGTACATCAAGGGTTAGTAAAGGGGAGAAAACAagagtagtggttaccagagaaggaagagtggggaggggaaggaaaagagggtaAAGGAGATGAGCTGTAAGGTTATGGAGAAAACTAAATTttggtggggaacacatgtagcACATAGAGAAATATGAAACCCAGCTTTGTACACAAGACGCTGATGTAATTGCTGAGTCTTGCTGCAGGTCACAGGTGTGAGGCCCTgtaccaaggccacagaagcagagcccagaaccaAAGCTAACTGAGCCCCTTTGTAACCTTACC is drawn from Bos indicus isolate NIAB-ARS_2022 breed Sahiwal x Tharparkar chromosome 26, NIAB-ARS_B.indTharparkar_mat_pri_1.0, whole genome shotgun sequence and contains these coding sequences:
- the C26H10orf120 gene encoding uncharacterized protein C10orf120 homolog; protein product: MIREWENGCPKIGKQRARDSRAQERMTTEGKLNKNGIPARVFNISDSFLNKESLSSQGDVCPASPLGIWTKFYKSDPRIALGKYSPLEKEILRLGGVHTVAARRFLTYKQEEERKMLKELQTLSADYKRVVDCRRQHTPPCATCGSLGKMWTAKVIVSPEEFRMPRRERLNVSKHIERMQLARALRSKQLLPYIERFRGSSLLPSGGLGPMARARAGEGQDDGNTDDGNDVHQKGRGEVESKTSKRQEIKMNVIFKSEEPQKCITSHPNDLKPFFPAKKAERSITGLTNRSLLHVSEFPGDLMLMNQDFLSRGIYPSYASQATRLEEENAWKEYMCKVAPHHY